One part of the uncultured Bacteroides sp. genome encodes these proteins:
- a CDS encoding glycoside hydrolase family 97 protein → MRNAFLFLFLICSVFMAKAESIKSPDGNLELNFEVKGGIPVYQLTYKNKPVVKESKLGLDLKEGEDLLDGFTKTKIETSTFDENWNPVWGEIKTIRNHYNELAATLTQQAADRYIIIRFRLYNDGLGFRYEFPQQKNFNYFVIKEEKTQFAMAGDHKAFWIPGDYDTQEYSTVTSDLSEIRGKMKVAITPNSSQTPFSPTGVQTPLMMKSKDGLYINIHEAALVDYSCMHLNLDDKTMTFESWLTPDAIGDKGYLQTPCQSPWRTVIVSDDARDILASKTILNLNDPCKYADTSWIKPVKYVGVWWEMITGKSTWSYTDLPAVKLGVTDYSKTVPNGKHAANTAHVKEYIDFAAKHGFDAVLVEGWNEGWEDWFGKTKDYVFDFVTPYPDFDVKELHRYAASKGVKMMMHHETSASVRNYERHMDKAYQFMVDNGYNAVKSGYVGNIIPRGEYHYGQWMVNHYLYAVTKAAEYKIMVNAHEAVRPTGLCRTYPNLIGNESARGTEYEAFGGSNPDHTTILPFTRLMGGPMDYTPGILDTRISFLPGEHSFVRSTLVRQMALYVTMYSPLQMAADLPESYNKYMDAFQFIKDVAVDWDDSKYLEAEPGDYITVARKAKGTNNWFVGNTSDENGHVSNLSFSFLDPGKKYIATIYCDAANAHYEKNPSAYTIKKVVVTSKSKTTLKAAPGGGFAISIIEAKDAKELKGLKKL, encoded by the coding sequence ATGAGAAATGCATTCTTATTTCTATTCTTAATCTGCTCGGTTTTTATGGCGAAAGCCGAATCTATTAAGTCGCCCGATGGCAATCTGGAACTTAATTTTGAAGTTAAAGGAGGGATTCCTGTTTATCAGCTAACTTATAAAAACAAACCGGTAGTTAAGGAAAGTAAGTTGGGACTCGATTTAAAAGAAGGCGAAGACCTGCTGGATGGCTTTACTAAAACAAAGATTGAAACAAGCACTTTCGATGAAAACTGGAATCCGGTTTGGGGAGAGATAAAGACTATTCGCAATCATTACAATGAACTTGCTGCTACATTAACTCAACAGGCTGCCGATCGTTATATTATTATTCGCTTCCGTTTGTACAACGACGGATTAGGCTTCCGCTATGAGTTCCCGCAACAAAAGAATTTCAACTATTTTGTTATTAAAGAAGAAAAAACACAGTTCGCAATGGCAGGTGATCATAAAGCATTCTGGATTCCGGGAGATTACGATACTCAGGAATACAGCACTGTAACTTCCGATCTTTCTGAGATTCGCGGAAAGATGAAAGTGGCTATTACACCAAACTCTTCGCAAACTCCGTTTTCACCAACAGGAGTTCAGACTCCATTGATGATGAAGAGCAAAGACGGACTTTATATAAACATTCATGAAGCTGCGCTGGTAGATTACTCTTGCATGCACCTTAATCTGGATGATAAAACCATGACTTTCGAGTCTTGGCTTACTCCCGATGCAATTGGCGATAAAGGATATTTGCAAACTCCCTGTCAATCTCCCTGGCGTACTGTTATCGTTAGCGATGATGCACGTGATATTCTGGCTTCAAAGACAATTTTAAATCTGAATGATCCTTGTAAATATGCAGATACTTCATGGATTAAGCCGGTTAAGTACGTTGGTGTATGGTGGGAAATGATTACCGGAAAAAGTACCTGGTCGTACACTGACCTTCCTGCTGTAAAACTTGGTGTAACTGACTATTCAAAGACAGTTCCTAACGGCAAGCATGCTGCTAATACTGCACACGTGAAAGAGTATATAGATTTTGCTGCAAAACATGGCTTTGATGCTGTATTGGTAGAGGGCTGGAACGAAGGCTGGGAAGACTGGTTTGGCAAGACTAAAGATTATGTATTCGACTTTGTTACTCCTTATCCCGATTTTGATGTAAAAGAACTCCATCGTTATGCTGCCAGTAAAGGTGTAAAAATGATGATGCATCACGAAACATCTGCTTCTGTCCGTAACTACGAGCGTCACATGGATAAAGCTTATCAGTTTATGGTTGACAATGGTTATAATGCGGTGAAGAGTGGTTATGTAGGCAATATCATACCTCGCGGAGAATACCATTATGGTCAATGGATGGTAAACCACTATCTTTATGCCGTGACTAAGGCTGCAGAATACAAAATTATGGTAAATGCCCACGAAGCAGTTCGCCCTACCGGACTTTGCCGTACTTATCCTAACCTGATTGGTAATGAATCTGCTCGCGGAACAGAATACGAAGCATTTGGCGGAAGCAATCCTGATCATACTACCATTCTTCCGTTTACCCGTTTGATGGGTGGCCCAATGGACTACACTCCAGGAATATTAGATACAAGAATCAGTTTCCTTCCGGGAGAACATTCTTTTGTTCGCAGCACACTTGTTCGTCAGATGGCATTATATGTAACCATGTATAGTCCGCTGCAAATGGCTGCCGACCTTCCCGAAAGCTATAATAAGTATATGGATGCATTCCAGTTTATTAAAGATGTAGCCGTTGACTGGGATGACAGTAAGTATCTGGAAGCAGAACCGGGCGATTATATTACTGTAGCTCGTAAGGCTAAAGGTACAAACAACTGGTTTGTAGGAAACACAAGTGATGAGAACGGACATGTTTCTAACCTGTCATTTAGTTTCCTTGATCCGGGTAAGAAGTATATTGCAACGATATATTGTGATGCTGCAAATGCACATTACGAAAAGAATCCTTCAGCATATACCATAAAGAAAGTGGTAGTGACTAGCAAATCTAAAACAACATTGAAAGCTGCTCCTGGTGGAGGTTTTGCAATAAGCATTATTGAAGCTAAAGATGCAAAAGAGCTGAAAGGATTGAAAAAGTTATAA
- a CDS encoding YbbC/YhhH family protein translates to MKYLYAVLFISATLISCKKSCKEVPQKDNNISIAKDWVKVDSAYAEFRSRNLEPGKGVTRDLVPNEETAIKIAEVILFSIYGQKIYTNRPYTIELRNSVWIIEGTLPKGCQGGVPYIEIQKKDGKILKVMHGK, encoded by the coding sequence ATGAAATACTTATATGCCGTTTTGTTTATCTCAGCAACATTAATTTCTTGTAAGAAGAGCTGCAAAGAAGTTCCTCAAAAAGATAATAATATATCAATTGCAAAAGATTGGGTAAAAGTTGATTCTGCCTATGCTGAATTTCGATCAAGAAACCTTGAACCAGGTAAAGGTGTAACAAGAGATCTGGTACCCAATGAAGAAACTGCAATTAAAATAGCTGAGGTAATATTATTCTCTATTTATGGTCAGAAAATATATACTAATCGTCCATACACCATAGAACTAAGGAATAGTGTATGGATTATTGAGGGCACGCTTCCTAAAGGTTGCCAAGGAGGAGTTCCTTATATTGAGATTCAGAAAAAGGATGGAAAGATATTAAAGGTTATGCATGGTAAGTAA
- a CDS encoding HAD family hydrolase codes for MKNIQYILLDLDGTLTDPMIGITRSVQHALAFFGIKVHNLEELCPFIGPPLIDSFKEFYHFTDEQAQIALGKYREYFATKGIFENNEYEGIKDFLQSQIDQGRILMLATSKPEPFAKRILDHFKLSHYFTFIGGSTLDGSRSTKTDVIKYVLSTNKITDLSRVTMIGDRKHDIEGAKNNGISSVGVLYGYGSRTELEHAGADFIVEDVKGLKSLLL; via the coding sequence ATGAAAAATATCCAGTACATACTTCTTGATTTAGACGGAACATTAACCGACCCCATGATTGGCATTACACGTTCCGTACAACACGCATTAGCTTTCTTTGGAATTAAAGTACACAACCTTGAAGAGCTTTGCCCGTTTATTGGTCCTCCTCTTATAGATTCATTCAAAGAATTCTATCACTTTACAGACGAACAGGCACAAATTGCTTTAGGTAAATACCGTGAATATTTTGCTACTAAAGGTATATTTGAGAATAATGAATATGAAGGAATAAAGGATTTTCTCCAGTCGCAAATCGATCAGGGAAGAATATTGATGCTTGCTACTTCAAAACCCGAACCTTTTGCCAAGCGAATTCTTGACCACTTCAAACTATCGCACTATTTCACCTTCATTGGCGGAAGTACACTGGACGGAAGTCGCTCTACAAAAACTGATGTGATTAAATATGTGCTTAGCACGAATAAGATTACTGATTTATCTCGCGTAACAATGATTGGCGATCGGAAACACGATATTGAAGGTGCAAAGAATAACGGAATATCTTCCGTGGGTGTTCTTTATGGGTATGGAAGCAGAACCGAACTTGAACACGCCGGTGCCGATTTTATTGTTGAAGATGTAAAAGGGCTAAAGTCGCTATTACTATAA
- the pelA gene encoding pectate lyase gives MSYVRILPKKVFVIIGMMLLVANLFAQGKEQKKEYSPISLKPFSDSSRHWYGIHDDHNIINPKLDQPKYKESEIIKIADNILLYQRNNGGWPKNYDVQAILTSQQTDSLMKTKDMVHTTFDNSTTYTHVDYLAQVYTITHIQKYRIACEKGLKFILSAQYPNGGWPQYYPLEKGYSRHITFNDGAYIGVMDVLKKIVTNDTNYSFLNKNLREKVALAYQKGIDCILKSQIVDKGRLTAWCQQHDEVSLKPAWARAFEPPCICNGESVGIVLFLMGLDHPDQKIITSVQAAVKWFQDSKILNTRVETVQAAPEKSIYKTSTTDRIVVIDSLASPIWTRYYELETERPMFSDRNSKILYSLSEVGRERRSGYGWYTYAPQDVLNKYPKWLKRWVPSENK, from the coding sequence ATGTCTTACGTTCGAATTTTACCTAAAAAAGTATTTGTCATCATTGGCATGATGCTTTTAGTTGCTAACCTGTTTGCTCAGGGAAAAGAGCAGAAAAAGGAATATTCTCCTATAAGTTTGAAACCGTTTTCGGACAGTTCCCGACACTGGTACGGAATACATGATGACCACAATATTATAAATCCAAAGCTTGACCAGCCAAAATACAAAGAATCAGAAATTATAAAGATTGCGGATAATATTCTGCTTTATCAGCGTAATAACGGCGGGTGGCCTAAGAACTATGATGTGCAGGCAATACTTACTTCACAACAAACTGATAGCTTGATGAAGACAAAGGATATGGTTCATACTACCTTTGATAACTCTACAACATATACTCATGTTGATTATTTGGCTCAGGTTTATACGATTACTCATATTCAGAAATATAGAATAGCTTGTGAGAAAGGGCTGAAATTTATTCTTTCGGCTCAATATCCTAATGGTGGATGGCCGCAATACTATCCTTTGGAAAAAGGATATAGCCGACATATTACTTTTAATGACGGTGCATACATCGGAGTGATGGATGTTTTGAAAAAGATAGTAACCAATGATACCAATTACTCTTTTTTAAATAAAAACCTGAGAGAGAAAGTTGCTTTGGCTTATCAGAAAGGAATTGACTGTATTCTGAAATCGCAGATTGTTGACAAAGGCCGACTTACTGCATGGTGCCAACAGCATGATGAGGTATCTCTGAAACCTGCATGGGCCAGAGCATTCGAACCACCTTGCATTTGTAATGGCGAGAGTGTTGGAATTGTATTGTTCTTGATGGGTTTAGATCATCCCGACCAGAAAATAATCACTTCTGTGCAAGCTGCAGTGAAATGGTTTCAGGATTCTAAAATTCTAAATACCCGGGTAGAAACCGTACAGGCAGCTCCCGAAAAATCTATCTATAAAACAAGTACCACCGACAGAATTGTTGTTATCGATTCTCTTGCTTCTCCTATATGGACACGTTATTATGAATTGGAAACAGAACGTCCTATGTTTAGCGACAGAAACAGTAAGATTCTTTATTCATTATCGGAAGTTGGTCGTGAAAGGAGAAGTGGATATGGCTGGTATACCTATGCTCCGCAGGATGTACTGAATAAGTATCCGAAGTGGCTGAAGCGATGGGTGCCTAGTGAAAATAAGTAG
- a CDS encoding PhzF family isomerase yields MKKLTVYQIDSFTKEKFKGNPAGVVVNADGLNDNQMQMIARELNNSETAFLFSSDSLNYDGIIRYFTPKSEVPICGHATIAAMYAKALEENLDSCVLKIKTNVGILPFEIIKNNRNYQIIMTQGEFSLSETFDSTTSQRTIKALGLEDSDMNKNCPIQIASTGHSKVMIGINTREKLNLLTPNFNELANLSAEIECNGYFVFTFDSDDKDVLTYGRMFAPAIGINEDPVTGNANGPLGGYLIQNKIIETKNDYFEFNGRQGEAINRLGVVNVKVLVENNKPTLIQIKGDAIAVFKTEIIV; encoded by the coding sequence ATGAAAAAGCTAACCGTATATCAGATTGATTCTTTTACAAAAGAAAAATTTAAAGGTAATCCGGCTGGGGTGGTTGTCAATGCCGATGGATTGAATGATAACCAAATGCAAATGATTGCACGCGAACTAAATAATTCAGAAACAGCATTTCTATTCTCTTCAGATAGTTTAAACTATGACGGAATAATACGATATTTTACTCCTAAAAGTGAAGTGCCTATCTGCGGACATGCTACAATTGCAGCAATGTATGCAAAAGCGCTTGAGGAAAACTTAGATTCCTGTGTGCTAAAGATTAAAACCAATGTAGGTATTCTCCCTTTTGAAATAATAAAGAACAACAGAAATTATCAGATTATAATGACCCAGGGAGAGTTTAGTCTTAGCGAAACATTTGATAGCACAACTTCTCAAAGAACTATTAAAGCTCTAGGACTAGAGGATAGTGATATGAATAAAAACTGTCCTATTCAGATAGCATCAACCGGCCATTCTAAAGTTATGATTGGAATAAATACTCGTGAAAAGCTTAATTTATTAACTCCTAATTTTAATGAGTTAGCAAACCTGAGTGCAGAAATTGAATGTAACGGGTACTTTGTCTTTACATTTGATTCAGATGATAAAGATGTATTAACTTACGGCAGAATGTTTGCCCCTGCAATTGGTATAAATGAAGATCCGGTAACCGGTAATGCCAACGGACCATTAGGAGGTTATCTGATTCAAAACAAAATAATCGAGACTAAGAATGACTACTTCGAGTTTAACGGCCGTCAAGGAGAAGCAATAAACAGACTTGGAGTTGTTAATGTTAAAGTTCTGGTTGAAAATAATAAACCAACCCTGATTCAGATAAAGGGTGATGCTATAGCTGTTTTCAAAACAGAAATTATAGTGTAG
- a CDS encoding NAD(P)H-dependent oxidoreductase, whose product MALLENLQWRYATKKYDPTKKVAQEDVDKIVEAARLAPTSSGLQQFRVIVITNQELKNKIVPIAMEQQIVADCSHLLVFAAWDRYTEDRIDKIYNYTTDERGLPRGRFKSYTDKLRALYLTQTAEENFIHTARQAYIGLGLAIAQAAELKVDSTPMEGFIGEELDELLGLKSKGLKSVLLLPIGYRDTENDWLVNMKKVRNPKDNFIINY is encoded by the coding sequence ATGGCATTATTAGAAAATTTGCAATGGCGTTATGCCACAAAAAAATATGATCCTACTAAAAAAGTAGCTCAGGAAGATGTAGATAAGATTGTAGAGGCAGCACGACTGGCACCAACATCATCAGGATTACAGCAATTCAGAGTAATTGTGATTACTAATCAGGAACTTAAAAATAAGATAGTACCAATTGCAATGGAACAGCAAATTGTGGCCGATTGCTCTCATTTGTTAGTGTTTGCAGCATGGGATCGTTATACAGAAGATCGGATAGATAAAATATACAATTACACAACAGACGAAAGAGGCTTGCCTAGAGGGCGATTTAAATCATATACAGATAAGCTGAGAGCTCTTTATTTAACACAAACAGCTGAAGAAAATTTTATCCACACAGCAAGACAGGCTTATATTGGCTTGGGGCTAGCCATAGCTCAGGCTGCAGAACTAAAAGTAGATAGCACGCCAATGGAAGGTTTTATTGGTGAAGAGCTGGATGAATTACTCGGGCTTAAATCAAAAGGATTGAAAAGTGTTTTATTATTGCCCATCGGTTATCGTGATACGGAGAACGATTGGTTAGTAAACATGAAGAAAGTAAGAAATCCAAAAGATAACTTTATCATCAATTATTAA
- a CDS encoding SAM-dependent methyltransferase has product MKHTKATIDFIKEHIADNPSKLALQAKKYPNVDMPVAVTQIVGRKIAMEKVPSWGNTDGILYPKHLSMEQCSSEVTARYKSSLVKGNTLVDITGGLGIDCAFLSVNFKKAVYVERQAELCEIASTNFPLLGLSHIDVVNGDGVEYLSRTEKIDWIFIDPARRNEHGGKVVAIADCEPNVAEISDLLLSKADKVMIKLSPMLDLSLALHHLSFVKEVHVVSVANECKELLVILANDAVNSKISIHCVNLLKNGDAQAFSFDKEEELQGCGYTSKVGCYIYEPNASILKAGAYKSISNRYNLKKLHQNSHLYTSDELITDFPGRKFECDAVFSLNKKELKTNLGEIKQANITVRNFPSSVSELRKRLKLLDGGDTYLFATTLVDEQKVLVKCHKC; this is encoded by the coding sequence ATGAAACATACAAAAGCGACAATTGATTTTATTAAAGAGCATATTGCTGACAATCCATCCAAACTGGCTCTTCAGGCAAAAAAATATCCAAACGTAGACATGCCTGTTGCTGTTACTCAGATTGTTGGCCGGAAAATAGCAATGGAAAAAGTTCCTTCCTGGGGTAATACAGATGGTATACTTTATCCTAAGCATCTTTCAATGGAACAATGCTCGTCGGAGGTTACGGCTCGTTATAAATCATCTCTTGTAAAAGGAAATACTTTGGTTGATATCACTGGAGGGCTTGGCATTGATTGTGCTTTTCTTTCAGTGAACTTTAAAAAGGCTGTATATGTGGAGCGTCAGGCAGAACTGTGTGAAATAGCGTCCACTAACTTTCCTTTATTAGGTTTATCTCATATTGATGTGGTAAACGGTGATGGGGTAGAATATCTTTCCCGAACAGAAAAGATTGACTGGATTTTTATTGATCCTGCAAGAAGAAATGAGCATGGAGGAAAAGTGGTTGCAATAGCCGATTGTGAACCAAATGTTGCTGAAATTTCAGATTTATTGCTAAGTAAGGCTGACAAAGTGATGATTAAGTTATCTCCAATGCTCGATCTTTCTCTGGCTTTGCATCATTTATCTTTTGTAAAGGAGGTGCATGTGGTGTCGGTGGCTAACGAATGTAAGGAGTTACTTGTTATTCTTGCAAATGATGCAGTGAACTCAAAAATCAGTATTCATTGTGTGAATTTGCTTAAGAACGGAGATGCTCAAGCTTTTTCTTTCGATAAGGAGGAGGAACTGCAAGGGTGCGGATATACCTCAAAAGTGGGTTGTTATATTTATGAACCTAATGCTTCCATACTTAAGGCCGGTGCTTATAAAAGTATCTCAAACAGATATAATCTGAAGAAATTGCATCAGAATAGTCATCTATATACTTCAGATGAATTAATAACTGATTTCCCCGGACGCAAATTTGAATGTGACGCTGTTTTTAGTTTGAATAAAAAAGAACTGAAAACGAATTTGGGAGAGATAAAGCAGGCAAATATCACAGTCCGTAACTTCCCTTCTTCTGTTTCAGAACTTCGTAAAAGGTTAAAACTGTTGGATGGTGGTGATACCTATCTATTTGCAACTACTTTGGTTGATGAACAGAAAGTGCTTGTAAAATGTCATAAGTGCTGA